The Salmo salar chromosome ssa06, Ssal_v3.1, whole genome shotgun sequence genome window below encodes:
- the LOC123743370 gene encoding uncharacterized PE-PGRS family protein PE_PGRS24-like isoform X2, with the protein MLLYWPLLGIERAHDSLCQPFSNLSSGTFHNVVVALNWRLIIVVKCSLTGCSVRCASSGTVQIHGQAGGCRGEVVIVHGQAGGCRGEVVIVHGQAGGCRGEVVIVHGQAGGCRGEVVIVHGQAGGCRGEVVIVHGQAGGCRGEVVIVHGQAGGCQGEVVIIHGQAGGCRGEVVIVHGQAGGCRGEFVIVHGQAGGCRGEVVIVHGQAGGCRGEVVIVHGQAGGCRGEVVIVHGQAGGCRGEVVIVHGQAGGCRGEVVIVHGQAGGCRGEVVIVHGQAGGCRGEVVIVHGQAGGCRGEVVIVHGQVAEERL; encoded by the exons ATGTTGCTTTATTGGCCACTATTGGGTATAGAGAGAGCCCATGATTCTCTATGTCAGCCTTTTTCAAATCTCTCCTCGGGGACGTTTCACAAtgttgttgtagccctgaactgGCGCCTGATTATAGTAGTCAAGTGCTCGTTGACCGGTTGTAGCGTCAGGTGTGCTAGTTCTGGAACAGTTCAAATACATGGACAG GCTGGGGGTTGCCGAGGAGAGGTTGTAATAGTACATGGACAGGCTGGGGGTTGCCGAGGAGAGGTTGTAATAGTACATGGACAGGCTGGGG GTTGCCGAGGAGAGGTTGTAATAGTACATGGACAGGCTGGGGGTTGCCGAGGAGAGGTTGTAATAGTACATGGACAGGCTGGGGGTTGCCGAGGAGAGGTTGTAATAGTACATGGACAG GCTGGGGGTTGCCGAGGAGAGGTTGTAATAGTACATGGACAGGCTGGGGGTTGCCAAGGAGAGGTTGTAATAATACATGGACAGGCTGGGGGTTGCCGAGGAGAGGTTGTAATAGTACATGGACAG GCTGGGGGTTGCCGAGGAGAGTTTGTAATAGTACATGGACAGGCTGGGGGTTGCCGAGGAGAGGTTGTAATAGTACATGGACAGGCTGGGGGTTGCCGAGGAGAGGTTGTAATAGTACATGGACAG GCTGGGGGTTGCCGAGGAGAGGTTGTAATAGTACATGGACAGGCTGGGGGTTGCCGAGGAGAGGTTGTAATAGTACATGGACAG GCTGGGGGTTGCCGAGGAGAGGTTGTAATAGTACATGGACAGGCTGGGGGTTGCCGAGGAGAGGTTGTAATAGTACATGGACAGGCTGGGGGTTGCCGAGGAGAGGTTGTAATAGTACATGGACAG GCTGGGG GTTGCCGAGGAGAGGTTGTAATAGTACATGGACAGGTTGCCGAGGAGAGGTTGTAA
- the LOC123743369 gene encoding uncharacterized PE-PGRS family protein PE_PGRS10-like produces MDRLPRRGCNSTWTGWGLPRRGCNSTWTGCRGEVVIVHGQAGGCQGEVVIIHGQAGGCRGEVVIVHGQAGGCQGEVVIIHGQAGGCRGEVVIVHGQAGGCRGEVVIVHGQAGGCRGEVVIVHGQAGGCRGEVVIVHGQAGGCRGEVVIVHGQAGGCRGEVVIVHGQAGGCRGEVVIVHGQAGGCRGEVVIVHGQAGGCRGEVVIVHGQAGGCRGEVVIVHGQAGGCRGEVVIVHGQAGGCRGEVVIVHGQAGGCRGEVVIVHGQAGGCRGEVVIVHGQAGGCRGEVVIVHGQAGGCRGEVVIVHGQAGGCRGEVVIVHGQVAEERL; encoded by the exons ATGGACAGGTTGCCGAGGAGAGGTTGTAATAGTACATGGACAGGCTGGGGGTTGCCGAGGAGAGGTTGTAATAGTACATGGACAGGTTGCCGAGGAGAGGTTGTAATAGTACATGGACAGGCTGGGGGTTGCCAAGGAGAGGTTGTAATAATACATGGACAGGCTGGGGGTTGCCGAGGAGAGGTTGTAATAGTACATGGACAGGCTGGGGGTTGCCAAGGAGAGGTTGTAATAATACATGGACAGGCTGGGG GTTGCCGAGGAGAGGTTGTAATAGTACATGGACAGGCTGGGGGTTGCCGAGGAGAGGTTGTAATAGTACATGGACAGGCTGGGGGTTGCCGAGGAGAGGTTGTAATAGTACATGGACAGGCTGGGGGTTGCCGAGGAGAGGTTGTAATAGTACATGGACAG GCTGGGGGTTGCCGAGGAGAGGTTGTAATAGTACATGGACAGGCTGGGGGTTGCCGAGGAGAGGTTGTAATAGTACATGGACAG GCTGGGGGTTGCCGAGGAGAGGTTGTAATAGTACATGGACAGGCTGGGGGTTGCCGAGGAGAGGTTGTAATAGTACATGGACAGGCTGGGG GTTGCCGAGGAGAGGTTGTAATAGTACATGGACAGGCTGGGGGTTGCCGAGGAGAGGTTGTAATAGTACATGGACAGGCTGGGGGTTGCCGAGGAGAGGTTGTAATAGTACATGGACAGGCTGGGGGTTGCCGAGGAGAGGTTGTAATAGTACATGGACAG GCTGGGGGTTGCCGAGGAGAGGTTGTAATAGTACATGGACAGGCTGGGG GTTGCCGAGGAGAGGTTGTAATAGTACATGGACAGGCTGGGGGTTGCCGAGGAGAGGTTGTAATAGTACATGGACAGGCTGGGGGTTGCCGAGGAGAGGTTGTAATAGTACATGGACAG GCTGGGGGTTGCCGAGGAGAGGTTGTAATAGTACATGGACAGGTTGCCGAGGAGAGGTTGTAA
- the LOC123743370 gene encoding uncharacterized PE-PGRS family protein PE_PGRS24-like isoform X3 — translation MLLYWPLLGIERAHDSLCQPFSNLSSGTFHNVVVALNWRLIIVVKCSLTGCSVRCASSGTVQIHGQAGGCRGEVVIVHGQAGGCRGEVVIVHGQAGGCRGEVVIVHGQAGGCRGEVVIVHGQAGGCRGEVVIVHGQAGGCRGEVVIVHGQAGGCQGEVVIIHGQAGGCRGEVVIVHGQAGGCRGEFVIVHGQAGGCRGEVVIVHGQAGGCRGEVVIVHGQAGGCRGEVVIVHGQAGGCRGEVVIVHGQAGGCRGEVVIVHGQAGGCRGEVVIVHGQAGGCRGEVVIVHGQAGGCRGEVVIVHGQVAEERL, via the exons ATGTTGCTTTATTGGCCACTATTGGGTATAGAGAGAGCCCATGATTCTCTATGTCAGCCTTTTTCAAATCTCTCCTCGGGGACGTTTCACAAtgttgttgtagccctgaactgGCGCCTGATTATAGTAGTCAAGTGCTCGTTGACCGGTTGTAGCGTCAGGTGTGCTAGTTCTGGAACAGTTCAAATACATGGACAG GCTGGGGGTTGCCGAGGAGAGGTTGTAATAGTACATGGACAGGCTGGGGGTTGCCGAGGAGAGGTTGTAATAGTACATGGACAGGCTGGGG GTTGCCGAGGAGAGGTTGTAATAGTACATGGACAGGCTGGGGGTTGCCGAGGAGAGGTTGTAATAGTACATGGACAGGCTGGGGGTTGCCGAGGAGAGGTTGTAATAGTACATGGACAG GCTGGGGGTTGCCGAGGAGAGGTTGTAATAGTACATGGACAGGCTGGGGGTTGCCAAGGAGAGGTTGTAATAATACATGGACAGGCTGGGGGTTGCCGAGGAGAGGTTGTAATAGTACATGGACAG GCTGGGGGTTGCCGAGGAGAGTTTGTAATAGTACATGGACAGGCTGGGGGTTGCCGAGGAGAGGTTGTAATAGTACATGGACAGGCTGGGGGTTGCCGAGGAGAGGTTGTAATAGTACATGGACAG GCTGGGGGTTGCCGAGGAGAGGTTGTAATAGTACATGGACAGGCTGGGGGTTGCCGAGGAGAGGTTGTAATAGTACATGGACAG GCTGGGGGTTGCCGAGGAGAGGTTGTAATAGTACATGGACAGGCTGGGGGTTGCCGAGGAGAGGTTGTAATAGTACATGGACAGGCTGGGG GTTGCCGAGGAGAGGTTGTAATAGTACATGGACAGGCTGGGGGTTGCCGAGGAGAGGTTGTAATAGTACATGGACAGGTTGCCGAGGAGAG GTTGTAA
- the LOC123743370 gene encoding uncharacterized PE-PGRS family protein PE_PGRS24-like isoform X1: MLLYWPLLGIERAHDSLCQPFSNLSSGTFHNVVVALNWRLIIVVKCSLTGCSVRCASSGTVQIHGQAGGCRGEVVIVHGQAGGCRGEVVIVHGQAGGCRGEVVIVHGQAGGCRGEVVIVHGQAGGCRGEVVIVHGQAGGCRGEVVIVHGQAGGCQGEVVIIHGQAGGCRGEVVIVHGQAGGCRGEFVIVHGQAGGCRGEVVIVHGQAGGCRGEVVIVHGQAGGCRGEVVIVHGQAGGCRGEVVIVHGQAGGCRGEVVIVHGQAGGCRGEVVIVHGQAGGCRGEVVIVHGQAGGCRGEVVIVHGQVAEERL; this comes from the exons ATGTTGCTTTATTGGCCACTATTGGGTATAGAGAGAGCCCATGATTCTCTATGTCAGCCTTTTTCAAATCTCTCCTCGGGGACGTTTCACAAtgttgttgtagccctgaactgGCGCCTGATTATAGTAGTCAAGTGCTCGTTGACCGGTTGTAGCGTCAGGTGTGCTAGTTCTGGAACAGTTCAAATACATGGACAG GCTGGGGGTTGCCGAGGAGAGGTTGTAATAGTACATGGACAGGCTGGGGGTTGCCGAGGAGAGGTTGTAATAGTACATGGACAGGCTGGGG GTTGCCGAGGAGAGGTTGTAATAGTACATGGACAGGCTGGGGGTTGCCGAGGAGAGGTTGTAATAGTACATGGACAGGCTGGGGGTTGCCGAGGAGAGGTTGTAATAGTACATGGACAG GCTGGGGGTTGCCGAGGAGAGGTTGTAATAGTACATGGACAGGCTGGGGGTTGCCAAGGAGAGGTTGTAATAATACATGGACAGGCTGGGGGTTGCCGAGGAGAGGTTGTAATAGTACATGGACAG GCTGGGGGTTGCCGAGGAGAGTTTGTAATAGTACATGGACAGGCTGGGGGTTGCCGAGGAGAGGTTGTAATAGTACATGGACAGGCTGGGGGTTGCCGAGGAGAGGTTGTAATAGTACATGGACAG GCTGGGGGTTGCCGAGGAGAGGTTGTAATAGTACATGGACAGGCTGGGGGTTGCCGAGGAGAGGTTGTAATAGTACATGGACAG GCTGGGGGTTGCCGAGGAGAGGTTGTAATAGTACATGGACAGGCTGGGGGTTGCCGAGGAGAGGTTGTAATAGTACATGGACAGGCTGGGG GTTGCCGAGGAGAGGTTGTAATAGTACATGGACAGGCTGGGGGTTGCCGAGGAGAGGTTGTAATAGTACATGGACAGGTTGCCGAGGAGAGGTTGTAA
- the LOC123743370 gene encoding uncharacterized PE-PGRS family protein PE_PGRS24-like isoform X4 produces MLLYWPLLGIERAHDSLCQPFSNLSSGTFHNVVVALNWRLIIVVKCSLTGCSVRCASSGTVQIHGQAGGCRGEVVIVHGQAGGCRGEVVIVHGQAGGCRGEVVIVHGQAGGCRGEVVIVHGQAGGCRGEVVIVHGQAGGCRGEVVIVHGQAGGCQGEVVIIHGQAGGCRGEVVIVHGQAGGCRGEFVIVHGQAGGCRGEVVIVHGQAGGCRGEVVIVHGQAGGCRGEVVIVHGQAGGCRGEVVIVHGQAGGCRGEVVIVHGQAGGCRGEVVIVHGQAGGCRGEVVIVHGQAGGCRGEVVIVHGQVAEERL; encoded by the exons ATGTTGCTTTATTGGCCACTATTGGGTATAGAGAGAGCCCATGATTCTCTATGTCAGCCTTTTTCAAATCTCTCCTCGGGGACGTTTCACAAtgttgttgtagccctgaactgGCGCCTGATTATAGTAGTCAAGTGCTCGTTGACCGGTTGTAGCGTCAGGTGTGCTAGTTCTGGAACAGTTCAAATACATGGACAG GCTGGGGGTTGCCGAGGAGAGGTTGTAATAGTACATGGACAGGCTGGGGGTTGCCGAGGAGAGGTTGTAATAGTACATGGACAGGCTGGGG GTTGCCGAGGAGAGGTTGTAATAGTACATGGACAGGCTGGGGGTTGCCGAGGAGAGGTTGTAATAGTACATGGACAGGCTGGGGGTTGCCGAGGAGAGGTTGTAATAGTACATGGACAG GCTGGGGGTTGCCGAGGAGAGGTTGTAATAGTACATGGACAGGCTGGGGGTTGCCAAGGAGAGGTTGTAATAATACATGGACAGGCTGGGGGTTGCCGAGGAGAGGTTGTAATAGTACATGGACAG GCTGGGGGTTGCCGAGGAGAGTTTGTAATAGTACATGGACAGGCTGGGGGTTGCCGAGGAGAGGTTGTAATAGTACATGGACAGGCTGGGGGTTGCCGAGGAGAGGTTGTAATAGTACATGGACAG GCTGGGGGTTGCCGAGGAGAGGTTGTAATAGTACATGGACAGGCTGGGGGTTGCCGAGGAGAGGTTGTAATAGTACATGGACAG GCTGGGGGTTGCCGAGGAGAGGTTGTAATAGTACATGGACAGGCTGGGGGTTGCCGAGGAGAGGTTGTAATAGTACATGGACAGGCTGGGGGTTGCCGAGGAGAGGTTGTAATAGTACATGGACAG GCTGGGGGTTGCCGAGGAGAGGTTGTAATAGTACATGGACAGGTTGCCGAGGAGAGGTTGTAA